CTTTCCGCAACCGGGCCATTGCGTAACTCTTGTTCGTTACAAGCGTGCCTTTAACAGGGTTTAGCATGGAAGGTCTCTGCCTGCGGCAGTATCAGCTCACTCAGTGACGTTATCCTTCAAAAGGAGCAGCAATTCCATTTGCACAAGTCATCTCTGATGGCTGGTGGTAAAACGCCTGCTGCCAAAATCGCATAATGGGTTTGGAGTTCCCATAGGCAGGGGTTGGGATGAGATCCTGGGTAAAGTATTGAAGGGATGGGTGTAGGGAGAACTTGGGTGAAACACGGCACTCCCATGAACAGGGTTAGGAGTGCCTGGCCTTTGAGCTTGATCTCATGTCCCAACCTTTTTGTGCCACTATGGCCTCTGTTACACCCCCTTCGTTAGTCCCAATGCAACTCTGTCCCATCAGGGGAGAAGTGGAGGTAGAGGAGACACTTTAGCTCTCAGAAAACATAgaggatttttatttcattacaaaCATCCTACTCTTTTAGACAGATACTTATTCTTAGCTCAGGGGCAGAGTTAATCATAGAGGTGGAGCAGGCTCTTGACTTCACTTTTGACCTGGGGATTTCTGCCTAACTGTTACTGCCAAAGTCAGGAAATAACTGAGTCTAGTGGTGAAGAGGACAAGCAGTCATTCGTTTTACTTGGGGATTTGagggggaatttttttttttttgccccagaCATTAATGACATTTCAGCGCAGACCAAAATCAGATAATAAAGCTACAAATAGTAACTAAGAAAAGTGAAACCCTTAATCCAATTTTAATTACTCTGTGTGTGCCTACACTTGTAGAGAcacagacagagagagagagagaaaacccaaaagaaaagaatcagcAAAAACTCGTTCCAAGTAAATCGGTTAAAGCTCCAACATCTACAACCTGATGCTAGTGAAACCACTCTGTTAAATTAACATAACTTATACAACATAAACAATAAAACATAACCCTTGCTACCTGGTAAAATCCTCTCCTTTTTCACACCTTCAGAGAACTACATGTCTCCTTCAGTAAAGCTAAGACATACAGCTATGGGGAAGCACCATTAGAAGTCAGAATCAGTACCTTTTGTTGACTCAGTACTTGGTAAGAGGTAGGACAGGCAAACTCAGTGAGACTTTTTCTTAAGCCAGCTGAAACAGTGATGGGAAACAGATGAATTTTCACCACAAAATTCCTTTTATGAAGTAAGTTAATGACAAATAGTACACTGTAAACCATAATAAACTATGAGCAAACTATTAAATTATTActagaaataaattataatgCTTCACATGCTAAAGAGAATTGAGTTTTTACAAACTCTGCAGAGTTGGGGAGAATTATCTCTATAAATCCACAGGTAACAGAAGCATGAAGCTTTGAGGTTGGAGACATCAAACAGCAAAAGTAATCACAGTCAAACGACTTTTTTACAGCACCAAAACTGAACGGCTTCTCCCATTCACATGCATTCCAGAAGGGTTAAATGCCCAAATCTTCATTTAAGCAACAGATTAGTATTGAAGCCCAAGTCTTCCTTTGAAATTGTCTCCCTCAGGTAATATCTCTACCAGCCACAGCAAGTAAACAGTCAGCATTCATGCAACAAGCTTCTTTTTAACAGAGGTGTCTACAGCAGTGTCATAATACTCCAATTTCATCTTCCTTTGCTATGACCTAGGGTTACAGTCactgaaaaaattacagaaaaaacatattaaaaatatctagACTtacaaaggaagcaaaagcagtTGCATTCAGCAGGTCATGCTATTTAGTTTGCATACAAAGCTTCTTCTGTTTATCATCTGTTAACATGTGTGACATGAAAAATGCAGGCATGATTTTCAAAGCCGTTCAGAATTTAATACCTGCTTCCCATAGGAAGCTTTGAATACTGCAGCCTCAGTTCCTTTACTGAACACACAGTATTGGAGGTGAATTTACTTTGTAAGATGCCacttgaaaagaacaaaaaattaaaatcattaacATCAAAATAACGCGGCGGTAAAATCCTGACCCCAGTGAAAAGCCTTCCCAGTGATTTCAGCACTGCCCAATTTCTACTCCAGTGGCTTAAAATCAGATAATTAGAAGCCACGACCACAAACAGagataagaaattaaatatctcAACTATAGATCTGGCATCCCTATAAAGAACTGTTATTacctggaagaaaataataaaaagttttaacaTTAACTGAAACCGTCGGAAAGTTGTATTACTAAAAAAGGGTATGCAttagaaaaagcacaaaatttaCAAAAGAAACCAGAATGCATGGCtattatttacataatttaataaattaatacattATATCATTCCCAGCAGAATAATTCCTCGTCATCTAGAAAGGAGTTTCACAACAGTCATGTGACTCATTTTTACTACATCTGGGAAATTCCTCTAACGCAATCTACATGCTAGCAAAGCATACGCGCTGGGCACAAAACGGTATATAAACAAGATGGATCACCCAGCTTAGGCATCGGCAATCCTCGGAGACAAGAGCGGGTTCAGATCCACAGAACCAGAGCTAAACAATCCAGCAAAAAACTCCTGTCTAATCATGAACGGCAAACTTGTGGCTGTCTTGGCTCTCTTCCTGATTTCAGTGGCATTGTCTCAGGGTAAGTAAATCCCTCCCAGGATCCCCATGGCTGTAGTATTGTCCAGGCATCCACCGAGATGCTTGTCCTTGCAGAAGTAgctttgtatttgtttcagCAAAATAGTTTCTTTCAATAGATTTTCTGCAACTTCTCTTCAGTCAGAAATCTACACCGTGGCCCTTGTACTGAAGAGTTACTGACATCTTGTGGGAAAAATTTTAAGGAACTTTTAAACTTGTGActtaaatttctgtgtttcactTGAAGTGTATGGAGCTAGAGACAGGATCTTCTTTTTAAGTGTTTGaatgtttctctctcttcctgcaCCAAGAACAGTTTATGATCTCGTATCTGTTACTTAACAGTCATACTGCCTTGAGCAAGTAATACATAGCTgggaacagaaagcaaacaagacaGACACAGAAGCGTGAAAAAGCCTTCAATTAATACAAAAATCTAGGGCTCTACTTACACACAGAATACAGTTGCCAGTTTGTCCATCCAGACATTTAAACAATGCAATAACCGTACAGGGTGATCAGTACAAGTAACCATAAAATATGTGGGCTTGTATTAAAAAGATGTGTCAATTTAGTTTTACATGTACTTGGGCATCAGCTCCTCTGAAACAAATAAGCAACTGACTTTTACAATGTGAGGATTTAGGCAGCTGGGacaaatgcagtattttaaatgaatgttgTTAAAACAGAGCAGTCGTGCCTTATACCCGATCACCTCTCAAACCACGATGTTCCTTTCCTGCTCACAGGTAGGACCCTGGCAAGGATGGGAACCGAGCTCCGGTGCCAGTGTGTAGCCACTCATTCCAAGTTCATCCCTCCTAAATCCATTCAAGATGTGAAGCTGACACAGAGCGGCCCCCACTGCAAGAACGTTGAAGTCATGTAAGTAGCTCTGCATGAGCCTCCCTCTTCTTCACCtgcccgctgctgctgctgctgctgcaggggttTTCACGCTGCCTGACCAGTGTGACAGTTAGTAGGCTCACGTGAGGTAGTTGGATTGGGTTATTCTTTTGAGAGAGACGGTTTTAAGTAACACACCATGTTTTTCATCGTCTCTATGACCGCATGTATTCCTGAACTGATCATTGTTTGTGTGTCATGGGACATATTAAATGTTTCTGGTGGTAGAACGTGAATTTCTAGGGCTGGTCTGTTCTTAATACATGATGCAATAACATAGCTTAAATCCTGCATTTATTAGGCAGGCAGACCTGCCATTAAAACAGTCTGCATcagtctgaaagagaaaaattaagttCTCACAAGCAGATTTAGGGAAACAATGAAACTAATCTGGTCTTGAATAGCATGGAGGAGGGACTAAAACACTGAAATCCTTATAGTGCTGAAACATCTTTTCACCACTGGAGGTTTCAATCGTTGTGTAAGAAAGCTTTACTATTGTAACCAAATACAAACCAAGTACCCATATATATTGAGAAAGAGTCCTGTGAATGCATGACTGCTTTGGGAGCAGGCAGAGACTCTCACAGCTTCTGGATGGCTTTAGCCCCCTCAGCTGCGGAACACGTATAAAAAAATGGCCAGGTCTAACCTAGGGCCGTTGGGATGAACGGATACCAACTAATCTAAAAACATAATGCTACATTCTGCgagtaaaaaaaatccatgtagAAGTTTCCTGACTTTTCTTTGTTCCCTGTTTTGCAGAGCGACTCTGAAGGACGGCAGAGAGGTGTGCTTGGAGCCCACTGCTCCCTGGGTACAGCTGATCGTGAAGGCAATTTTGGCTAAGTAAGTCCCACTCAGTTTGGGCAGTTGATTGGTAAACCCCCCTCCAAAAAGCCTATTTGTAGAAATTCTTAATGatactttccattttctcttaaTCAGATATAAAGAACAAGGAAACCTGCTGCTTGATTTTAGAACTAGTCTTTCTGACTCTGCTGCATGGTCCTTGTTTAAGCCAATACATCACTACTAAACTTTTGAGTACCAGCAACTCTGCCTGAAGGGAAAGGAACACAGAAGTGTTTGGCTCCCTTTGAAAAATGAGGCTTTAAAAAATTCATCTGCCCCTTACTTATAGTAGCATATGTTAATAATTCATATTTCCAAGTTAATGAGTTTCCTGACGCAAGTAAATGCAGAAACTCACGCTACAGACGTTTCCTAGCTAGGTACCAGACGCGCACACACTGGGATTACAGTAACTGCTTCACAAACATCAACTTTATTCTCTCTGTGCCTCAAGAGAGCACAGAGTTGGAAACAGACCACTCACCCTTAACTGTCTGTGCAATGCTAACTGTTCTTGAACCTCCTTTTAAATTATCCTCTTCCCTCAACTCTTAACAGTGCTCAGCTCAATTCGGACTCACCGCTCTAAGGAACACCAGGACAGAAAAAACCTGGGAACTGCTCCCGCTCCTCCATTGAGAGAAACATTTGGGGAAAGCACCTTTCAGGCAGCATACCATCTTCTACCTCCTGCATCAGTGTTATTATGTTAATtatggattattttattttattttatttatttatttaactgcaTCTGTTTAAGAAAGTCTTTCAAAATGGTCAGTGCTGTCTGTGGGACACGCTGGTCATTGACACTGAAGACGCTGAATGGGAAAGGTGGGTTGCTAAAGGACATGAAGAATCCTTGGCAGCCACTTCAGCCAAATCCCTCCAGTTAAGTGCAATGCACTTACAGCACAGCTTATTTACACTAAACCTTACTATTTTGCCATTATACCAGCAAACCGGTaattcctcctgctcccctggagTACATTAGTATGTTGTGTCAACAAGAGTTTCCTGGATCACAGTCAACCTATTGTTAGACCGTGAACTGTGATTTCTGACTTTAAACATCTAGCCTACAGAATCTGTAAGACAGTGAgtttgctatttatttattgtgaTCTCCATGGtctttataaatgtatttattgagTAGTTTCTATACAAGAGAGAAAATGatgataatttatttaatttctactgttttttccattcctcCTATTCATTTCTTAAGAAATATTCACATCTCATTGCTGTGTACAAGGACATGGTTATATGTCTAATTAGCTACTCAGCTAATGGGAAAAACTGCATCTTACATACACAAAATTTGCTTGTGAGAGTGTAATTATTCctaaaaatgcattattaaattttttctgcaaaaaaacctgtttgttatcttatgttttcatttgctttatttagAAACAGTCTGCTTCATTTTTGCCACCTCAGCCTGATTTCTGAAACTGGAATTAAAATTTTTAGTACATGCTACCGTAATTCAGCCTCTTCCAGTAACCTGGCCTGACTGAATGCAGTAACAAACTCTTAGGGGAGGGTAAAATTATCAGTCTCCTCTCTTTAGGCTGTTACCAGTCCCTGAGTACAGGCAGGCTGTAAGGCAAGGTTCCTCACTTCACCACCTTGCCCACAAGCAGATTGTACCCATAGATGCCTGAACTCTGCCAACGTCCAGATCAGCCCCAGAGCTGTAAATGTCTACTGCAGCAAAAGGCCACCGTTTGACTATGGAAACGGGAATTCGTGATCTCTGGTTTGGGTACCCAAATATCAAGCATTTTCCCTTGTGTAACAGCTGCATCCTACTCCGATCCCTGAGATGGAGGGTGCTGAGTACCTGATGCCTGCCTCTTTTAAAAGGCCcagctgtttctcctcctcACGCACAGGCACTGGTGCTGGGCCCCTTTGGGAGAGAAGTGCTCATACCATGTATGAACACTGAGGAAGGATTCTGGCAGATAAAGTGGGATGCTTCGCATTGTTACCACCCCATCTCCTGTACTACAGGGGCTGTTTTCATGTGTGTACTGAGTCTTCCCAAAGGAATCCCAAAATGCAGTTCATAAGACAATAGTATAAAACATCTATACTGAACAATTCTCCAATATCATCAGCTCAAAGCACACAGCAGCCAAATGAAAGCCAGCAACATGTTGGGCATCTTCAGGAAGGGAACTGAGAATAAGAGAGAGGGCAAAGGTTTAAAGCCTATTGCTTTAAACTGGTGTATGCCTGCTTATCTGAGGCATGCACACTTTTATTGCACTTTTACCTATGTTTTAGATAGTCTTAAAACACcagaagggttttttccatGTAACTTTGTGATAAGAGAGCTGTCTTTAGCTTGCTTCTTCTTGAAGAACCTTCGCAGTACGATTGACACCAGTCCTCTCCTCAACCCGTATTATTTCAGCACCAGTTTGAGGTGTTCAACCACTTCAACTCTAAATGATGTGCCCTGTGACCCTCCAGTTATGAGGCCGTGCAGAAGCCATCGGAGAAAAGTGCACCCCTTGAAAACATGTAGACTAAGcgtctttgtgtgtgtgctcaCCAGAAGGTGAGTGAGAGTCAGgacatttgaaacaaaatgaaacgAAGGACCCTGAGATTTTGCTGCAGCTAACTACATGTTCTTGTCCATCTTCTCCTTTTCGTAATCTCATGTAAGCTTCTGCTCCCCTTGGCCCCGTCATTTAGCACCTAAATTGTATTTGTACAGCCCTGTCAGCAGGTCATCCCACGTTACAGCAGCCATGCGCATTCATCACCTTCATTTCTCTACTACTCCTCGCAATTCAATGTAGCAAAGGTgtttacatttcctttctgtcctcagCTGTCTTCTTGGTCCCTTATTTCATCTTCCTTCCAAACCAATTTCACTCCCTTCTTTcacccacaaaaaaaagttttgggaCAAGACGACAGCAGCAACAACCGAACAGCCAAGCAACAACCTTGTGCCATTTCCTTGTCCTCCAAATCCCCGTCCCATGCCTGGTTGCTGTAGTGCTGCTCTTGTATCAAGGGCCTTTTCAACCACAAATTACAATTTTTCCCCTTGAATTTCAAAGTTACTGTTCTTACAGTACTGAAggtgtatttctttctgttgtatACCAGCTGCAAACCATAGAAGAAGTCATTAAACACTGGAAAGTCCTGGAAAAATACTTCTAGCTCTACCTTAGAAGAACAGAGAATACAAACACTGATTTGTTGGCCTCCACCTCTCTGTCTGTGCAGAATATTGACTAATACAAACATCCTGGTTATCTATCAGGTGACAGACTATCtgtgctttgcttgcttttgtttatgGATTGCTTCCCACTCTGGAAATGACTGCATTTCTTATGTTGTTATCACACAACAGGGAAATCCCAGAAAAACTCCACATAGCACTGGCTTGATATTGCAGACTTGCTCCAGGCGCTGCACTTATTCTTGTTTATAACAGAGTCTTATGAGCAACTCCACAGGAAATGGATCCTTTGGAAGTTATACAGACTGTCATGAGAAATTCTGGGCCAGAAAATAGGcgttttgtttctgtgtgcaaAAGTGAAACAAGAATTCTGCCGCCTATCAAAATAAACCTGAGGTATGTGTTGTTGAAAAccataatgaaaaaatatttttcatactatctgcagttaattatttttaataatctgtGCACAGATGACTTCACAACTTCTGTGGACTTCTAGAGAGGAAGATACCATGCATCGAAGAATCTGGAAGGTAGATAAAGTATCTAGGTGCAATTTGGAAATGACAAAATGAGtaagctgttttcctttagtCAGAACTGATGCTTAGCAAGAGTTCAAGGGCAAACTGTACTATTACAGCTGCATAGCTACAGTACTTacaatgcattttcttcaaacCCATCATATTTTTGCCTGCTCAGCATCTTGTGACAATGACTTCTACGATTTAATCACACACTTGGCTGAATGGTGTgttgaaagcaaaatgattttctcatattttcccttttttcccctataaTTCCCTTCTAAATGCTTCCTAAAACTCTACTTTGTATTGACTGCCATGAGACATTGCACACAGTTCTATAAAAACATCAAACCTGTGACACCCAGATCTATTTCCTTGGTGGCAATAGCTACTTTACAATTGCTTTACGCATACACAGGCAGGTCCTGGGTACAACCAGGCTCCCTGACGCTCACCTGCCTTCTCACAACCAGGCAGCGCTGAGACATCTTTCTACAACTTTCTGCAGACAGATTGCCACACAGCTATGCTCAGTAATTTTGCAACATtaacaaatataatttattttaaacagttatTAATCCCTGACGGCCCAACTATCTTATTCCATGGAAGTTAAaattcttggggaaaaaaaaaagttgtatgaGGTTGACCAGATCCCACTTGCCTGTATCTCCACAGACTCAGCTGATGTTTGTAGCGGATACCTGAAGTAAGACTTTTCCCTCTCAAGGGTGCATTGGC
This genomic interval from Falco peregrinus isolate bFalPer1 chromosome 2, bFalPer1.pri, whole genome shotgun sequence contains the following:
- the LOC101911124 gene encoding interleukin-8, whose translation is MNGKLVAVLALFLISVALSQGRTLARMGTELRCQCVATHSKFIPPKSIQDVKLTQSGPHCKNVEVIATLKDGREVCLEPTAPWVQLIVKAILANAQLNSDSPL